A single window of Gossypium arboreum isolate Shixiya-1 chromosome 13, ASM2569848v2, whole genome shotgun sequence DNA harbors:
- the LOC108462725 gene encoding zinc transporter 11-like encodes MKVSSFLFFLFLYLSLFLSDTSHGGSDDDNDTASNKRHNLRSKSLVLVKIWCLILVFVGTFISGVSPYFLKWNQGFLVLGTQFAGGVFLGTAIMHFLSDANETFEDLTTKQYPFAFMLTCVGYLVTMVADSVVSYVYGKGKGSSCHTNDLELHGTGTGTDAACERSSSLSSVSSFGDSVLLIVALCFHSVFEGIAIGVTETEADAWKALWIISLHKIFAAIGMGIALLRMIPDRPFLSCIAYAFAFAISSPAGVAIGIILDATTEGVMADWIFAISMGLACGVFIYVSINHLLSKGYTPHKTVSVDKPHYKFLAVLLGVGVIAVVMIWDN; translated from the exons ATGAAAGTGTCGAGTtttctcttcttcctcttcctatacctttctcttttcctctctgATACCTCCCATGGCGGCAGTGATGATGATAATGATACGGCAAGCAATAAGAGACATAACCTACGTTCTAAATCCTTGGTTCTGGTCAAGATCTGGTGCTTGATTCTCGTGTTTGTAGGGACCTTCATTAGTGGGGTGTCGCCCTATTTTCTTAAATGGAACCAGGGTTTTCTGGTGTTGGGAACTCAGTTTGCAGGTGGGGTTTTCTTGGGGACTGCAATAATGCATTTCTTGAGTGATGCTAATGAAACGTTCGAGGATTTGACGACTAAACAATACCCTTTTGCTTTTATGTTGACTTGTGTTGGATATTTAGTCACAATGGTGGCTGATTCTGTGGTTTCTTATGTATATGGCAAGGGAAAGGGTTCATCCTGTCATACTAATGATTTGGAGCTTCATG GGACAGGCACCGGGACAGACGCTGCCTGTGAACGGTCCTCATCGCTCTCATCTGTGAGTTCTTTCGGGGATAGTGTTTTGTTGATAGTTGCCTTGTGCTTCCATTCGGTGTTCGAAGGCATTGCCATCGGAGTTACGGAGACCGAAGCCGATGCATGGAAAGCCTTATGGATAATCTCATTGCATAAGATATTTGCAGCCATTGGAATGGGAATAGCACTGCTCCGAATGATCCCCGACCGTCCATTTTTGTCATGCATAGCCTACGCGTTCGCATTCGCCATATCGAGTCCGGCTGGTGTAGCCATCGGGATCATACTCGATGCCACAACAGAGGGTGTTATGGCTGATTGGATATTTGCCATATCAATGGGGTTAGCCTGTGGAGTGTTCATCTATGTATCCATAAACCATTTGCTATCTAAAGGTTATACGCCCCATAAGACAGTTTCAGTTGACAAACCTCATTACAAGTTCTTGGCTGTCTTGTTAGGTGTTGGAGTGATTGCTGTGGTAATGATTTGGGACAATTGA
- the LOC108461555 gene encoding uncharacterized protein LOC108461555: MAGIAILLDLYRKNPSFCSQESFHSSGFFSASAAAASAAATVVAGTPFASRFLFGNPKVSHCDAAAAFPEDYISNVQRLSEDIVKNVKNLKNDALKYAVKEYKVELKPLYSAFELRPFAMTTLRSFLMFYLPLLEPATNVEEDDEDFLQDTPKEQHVDLVVPFKKSVKQIIRETTVVTTRRVLERLAVIYVSQRMAWKLLKDVPKSAVRKSQRGLPTTVYFFRVSRTTFRGHLLGVVAAALVQTGIEIYRCFCRKTNSEESDELNLTEQTKFLGKKISDITIRCGASLVFASIGAGIGAVLFRPSVGQWIGCAAGDLAGPIIVSVCLEKGFHVNL; this comes from the exons TTTTGCTCTCAAGAAAGCTTCCACTCTTCTGGGTTCTTCTCTGCCTCAGCTGCCGCCGCATCAGCCGCCGCCACCGTCGTTGCTGGAACCCCTTTTGCCTCCAGGTTCCTCTTTGG TAATCCCAAGGTTTCTCATTGTGATGCTGCTGCGGCATTCCCAGAAGATTACATTTCAAATGTACAAAGGTTATCTGAAGATATTGTTAAGAATGTTAAGAACTTAAAAAATGATGCTCTCAAATACGCTGTGAAGGAGTATAAGGTTGAATTGAAGCCTCTTTATTCAGCTTTTGAGTTGAGGCCATTTGCTATGACAACTTTGAGGTCATTTCTGATGTTCTATTTGCCTCTGTTGGAGCCTGCCACAAATGTAGAAGAGGATGATGAAGATTTCCTGCAGGACACTCCTAAAGAACAACATGTGGATTTAGTTGTTCCCTTTAAAAAGTCGGTGAAGCAAATAATCCGTGAG ACCACTGTTGTAACGACAAGACGGGTTCTTGAAAGACTTGCTGTTATTTATGTTTCACAGCGCATGGCATGGAAACTCCTTAAAG ATGTTCCGAAATCAGCTGTCCGGAAGTCCCAAAGGGGATTGCCTACAACAGTCTACTTCTTCAGAGTTAGCAGAACTACTTTTCGAG GTCACCTGCTTGGAGTTGTGGCAGCGGCACTTGTTCAAACTGGTATTGAAATCTACCGATGCTTTTGTCGCAAAACAAACTCTGAAGAGAGTGATGAACTCAACCTAACAGAGCAAACTAAATTTCTTGGAAAGAAGATTTCTGATATTACCATCAGGTGTGGAGCATCGTTGGTATTTGCTTCCATTGGAGCTGGGATTGGTGCTGTACTTTTCCGTCCTTCTGTTGGTCAATGGATCG GCTGTGCTGCCGGAGACTTGGCCGGGCCAATAATAGTATCAGTTTGCCTGGAGAAAGGTTTTCATGTGAACCTCTAG